The following proteins are encoded in a genomic region of Brachypodium distachyon strain Bd21 chromosome 1, Brachypodium_distachyon_v3.0, whole genome shotgun sequence:
- the LOC100841917 gene encoding glycine-rich RNA-binding protein 3, mitochondrial has translation MAFACRVGSVLRRTSQSSNSSLLQAIRCMSSSKLFVGGLSYATDDPTLKDAFSHYGDVCEARVIIDRDTGRSKGFGFITYTSSEAAAAAISAMDGKDLQGRMVKVAYATDRAGGMRGGGGYTGNYGSGGYGNTGYGSSGGGYAGNGGGYGSGGHGSGGGYGTAGYGGYSGGAGGGEYSNMHSNTAGGGYGSGGSYNTTSNSDGYTGSYGVAGGYNSPNTYGSGSYNSGGDGNPAFSRSTAGLSSGHFGISAVNNGGSFTGNAGNTDNFGGNVTRTGSYNGNSYSGGFGGGETIGANKVRYNGQDDLLGEDCFSELEDRHASRSG, from the exons ATGGCTTTCGCTTGTCGAGTTGGAAGTGTTCTGAGAAGGACCTCGCAGTCCTCGAATTCTTCACTACTCCAGGCAATAAGGTGCATGTCTTCTTCGAAGCTTTTTGTAGGAG GACTATCATATGCCACCGACGACCCAACTCTGAAGGATGCCTTTTCTCACTACGGGGATGTCTGTGAAG CTAGAGTCATCATCGATAGGGACACTGGCAGGTCAAAGGGTTTTGGATTTATTACTTATACATCTagtgaagctgctgctgctgccatttCTGCTATGGATGGCAAG GACCTTCAAGGACGAATGGTAAAGGTGGCCTACGCCACTGACCGTGCTGGTGGAATGCGTGGAGGTGGTGGGTACACTGGTAATTACGGAAGTGGCGGATATGGCAACACGGGATACGGAAGTAGCGGTGGTGGATATGctggcaatggtggtggttatgGAAGTGGAGGGCATGGCAGTGGTGGTGGATATGGTACTGCAGGATATGGTGGTTACAGTGGTGGGGCTGGTGGTGGTGAGTACTCTAACATGCACAGCAACACTGCTGGTGGCGGATATGGCAGCGGCGGAAGCTACAATACTACCAGCAACTCTGATGGATATACTGGGAGCTATGGTGTGGCTGGTGGGTACAATTCCCCCAACACCTATGGCTCCGGCAGCTACAACAGCGGAGGTGATGGCAATCCAGCCTTCAGCAGAAGCACTGCCGGTTTAAGCAGTGGGCATTTCGGCATCTCTGCTGTCAACAATGGTGGCAGCTTTACTGGAAATGCAGGCAATACTGACAACTTCGGCGGAAATGTGACCAGGACTGGCAGCTACAATGGAAACAGCTACTCTGGAGGATTTGGCGGCGGTGAGACTATTGGAGCTAACAAGGTACGGTACAATGGGCAAGACGACCTGCTGGGTGAAGACTGCTTCTCTGAGTTGGAGGACCGCCACGCAAGCAGGTCAGGATAG